CCATTGATACAACTGTTCGAAATGTGGTTATTGACCAGATTACTTTTCTGCTTTCAGATACAGTCGGATTCATCCGTAAGCTGCCCCATAAACTGATTGAAAGTTTCAAATCTACCCTTGACGAGGTCAGGGAAGCTGATATTATTGTACACGTAGCGGATATTTCCCATCCCGATTTTGAACAACAGTTACATACTGTCAATCAGACTCTTGAAGAAATGAATGTTCATCACAAACCTACGCTGCTGCTGCTGAATAAGATGGATAAGCTCGAACCTGACGCTGAGGCCTTTCGTTTCAGCAGCCCACACCCTCACCTGTTTGTTTCTGTTACCAAGAGGATTAATACAGAAAAATTCAGGCAACTGCTTCTGCAAATGGTTGTGGAAACTTACCGGAAAGTTTATCCGCACTATCCGTTAAAGGTGACAGACTGATTAGAAAAGAAGAGCGGGAAACGGGATTCGAACCCGCGACCCTCAGCTTGGGAAGCTGATGCTCTGCCAACTGAGCTACTCCCGCCTGAAATTTTCACTGCAAAAATAAGTAGTAATTTTAATTTGTACCAAATGCACAGGCAAAAAATCAGTAATCAGTAACTTTTTCAAGCATTGACTCAAAAATCAGATCGGTCATGGCTTTCAAATCATCTTTTTTAATGATTTTCTGTAGGTCATCAAATCGTACCCAAAACATAGCCTGTTCGTGAAGTTTCACCCCGCCAAATACCGGCTCATACCGCAATGCCAGCGCATTAATGGTCGAATGGTATTCTTTTTCTCCTTTTTCCTTAGTCCACTTTTCTGAAATCTCAAAACCCCTGATGTCTTTAACCGTAAATGGAATAACTACAAGAGAATCAATGTAATAATCAGGATAGTCAGGATTGGGGATGTATTGAATAACCTGCTCAATTTTACCGACTTCGGCTGCTTTTTCTTTGGTCAGTCTGGTAGCTTCATTCAGGCTGTCTGTTTTGTATGCATCAATTTCACCGTTAATAACAGCCTTGTACAAATCCTCTGACAGTTTTTGCATGAAAGCAGGCCCCAGCTCATCTATTTTCGTCAGTTTGCGGTGTGTCAGATAAAAAGAACCTTTGTCAGCATTTTCTTTTTTACTGCAGGCTGTAAACAGAAACATGACTGCCAATGCACTGATGATAAATAATTTATTCATAGAACTATTTTTGTTTTTCAACAGCACCTATATCGGGTTTTAGGATTTCACGGGGCTTTCCAAGCAGGTCGTACTGAAGGGCAGGAAACTGGGAAACGACAGCAGGGTCAGCAGCATCAATACATACGGAAGCTGAATCCAGCTCATAGCTGTACCTGCATTTTTGCCTGAATTTAGGGTCCTTGTTAAGAATGTTTCCATTAATGTTCAGTCCGCTTTGTTTGGTAGTCAGCAGGCTGTTGGCCACCAATACATACACATTCCCCTGCCCTGTTTTTTTTACCTCAAACTCATCTTCTTTAGGTCCGTAAACAATGCTGTTTCTGATAGTCAGATTCAGATCGTTTATAAAGGTCTTATTATCTGTATTATAGCAGGCAATAGCCGGATAATGGCTGGAACAATTGCATCCCTCATGGCTGAAAGTACAATGGTAAAAACTGTAGGTTCCACCGTAATCACAGGCAACAAGATACTGGCAGCTGTTGCTCACTACGCAGTTAAAAGCCTCTATTCGGGATGAAAAGCCGAGAATACCCGCCACCGACATATTTTCTATTCTCACATTTTCAAGGTAAAGATTCGGATTGGAGGTAACCGGCAGAGAATCGACCCTGACCCCAAACACTGCATTGCGGATCAATGCATTTGAGATGCGGTTTTCTTTACTTTCCCGCAAAAAATAAATGCCGTACCACTGTCCGGGAACATCTTTGTAATACTTATCCTGCCTGATTCCTGTAAATAAAACCGTATTTCCCGTATCACCATTCACCTCCATGGTTCCCCAGACAAGAATGGCAGAGTTAATATCCGAATAAACCTTTACGCCCGGCTGAATGGTCAGCTTGCAGTTTACGTCAATGCCTATGTGATTTGAAATGACATAAGGCAGGTCGGGTGTCCATACGGCATTGCAGGCAAGCATGGAATCGTGAAGAAAATGAGCATTTTGTCCCCATGCCATCAGCCTGACATACTGAAAATTGCCGTTTGTCAGAAATTCGACTGAATCTTTAACAATAAAAGGCATGTCAGCACTATTCGGATCAATTGTAACATCCACGAAAATATACAGGCTGTCGTGCGGGAGAAGATCGACATCTTTCATTTCGGTTGCGGGCTGTCCGTCAATGTTCAGCCTGAAGGAAGAATACTTGCCTCCGGCAAGCCTTATATTACTGATTCTAAGCGATTTATCATAATTATTAAACACCAGAAACTTTTTGGTAACCGAACCAAGGGTGGTGAAGATGGTATCAAACAAAACGGTATCATTATTAAATTCAAGGCGGGCATCTTTCCCTGTATAGAGATCATCTTTTCGGCAGGATGAATGAAATACGAGAAAGGCAAGCAACAGCAAAGCGACAGCGGACACACAGAAATTACAGGCTTTCAGGCGATATTTAACATTTTTTTGCATGGGTCAAAAGTACAATTAATCAGGCATCATGGGCAAAACCGATTGAAGCAAGGCTTATTCTGACATCATTAGCTTTTTTCAGGGCAAGATAACAGGCCTCAATGGTCGAACCGGTTGTAACCACATCATCGACCAGCAAAACATGTTTCCCGTTTAATTCTTCAGCATTTAGCAATTCAAAAATTCCTGAAACATTTTTCCAACGCTGAAACCTGCTTTTTTTTGTTTGTGTCGGATTGTGTATCTGTCGGATCAGGTTTTGCGTTGATAAAGGTTTTTTAATCAGTTCACTGATTCCTCTGCCCAGGCATTCACTTTGGTTAAATCCTCTTTTTCTTAGCTTTTTAGGATGCAAAGGAACGGGAATAATCACCTCCACAGCATTGTAAAATTTTTCATTTTCCTGAATAGCACGCCCCATCATACGTCCCACTTCCACAGCCAGCTCTTTTAATCCCCGGTACTTGATATGGTGAATCAGCTGCTGAACCCGTGTCTGTTTTGAAAAATAATAATAACTCATGGCAAATTCCAGTGGTACTCTGCCCCAAAACATTTTCTTCAGCGGATTTTCTTCCATCAGGTGAAAGTTGGTCAGCGGCAGGTTGGTACGGCAGTCGGAACATAACAATTTTTCATGTCCGCTCATTCCTCTACGGCAGGCAGGGCATAGCTCAGGGAAGCTAAAGCCAAGAAGGTTTGTGATAAAAAATGCCTTATTTTTCAACAAAAATAATTTGTCAAAAATAACGACATTTCCCGTGATAAATTGCAGAAGCTATTCCTGACTGCCCAGCCATCTTTCGGCATCCAGAGCCGCCATACATCCGGTTCCGGCACTGGTTACTGCCTGACGGTAGTGTTTATCCTGTACATCACCAGCGGCAAATACGCCCGGCACATTGGTATAAGTCGTTCCCGGCTTTGTAATGATATAGCCGGATTCATCCATTTCAATGAAATCTTTGAAAACAGCCGTATTGGGGGTATGACCAATGGCCAGGAAAAAACCATCTATTTCGATATTTTTTTCTTCTCCTGTCTTATTGTTCCTCAACCTGACACCTGTAACAAACTTATCACCCAGCACCTCCACTGTTTCGTGATTCCAGAGTACTTCAATGTTAGGAGTGTTAAAAACTCTTTTCTGCATGGCTTTGGAAGCCCTTAATTCGTCACGTCTGACAATCATATAGACTTTTGAGCACAGATTTGCCAGATAAGTAGCTTCTTCGGCAGCGGTATCGCCTCCACCTACCACAGCCACCACTTTTCCTTTGTAGAAAAAGCCGTCACAGGTAGCACAACCCGAAACGCCATTGCCTCTGAGGCGTTGCTCCGAAGGAAGACCAAGATATTTAGCCGTTGCCCCTGTGGCTATGATAACTGCTTCAGCTTCAACTTCTTCACTTTCATCAACCCAAAGTTTAAAAGGTCTTTTAGAAAAATCGACCTTTGTGACAGAGCCAAAATTGATTTCTGTTCCAAACCTTTCGGCCTGCTGACGCATTTCTTCCATCAGCTCGGGACCTGTTATCCCTTTCGGGAAGCCGGGGAAATTTTCAACTTCAGTAGTGGTGGTCAGCTGTCCGCCAATTTCCATCCCCGTGTACATCACCGGTTTTAAATCGGCTCTGGCTGCATAAATTGCAGCTGTATAACCTGCAGGTCCTGAACCTATTATCACTAATTTTGCTTTTTTCATGAGTTATTTTCTTTAAAATTTTTCGCTAAATTATCGAGAATTATGCCGTTTTACCAGATGACAAAGCTTTCAAAATTTCTGTCATAATTTCGTCAAAATGACTGTATTAAAAATAAATACTTTCATCGTCCCTGATGTTGTTCCCGAAGTAAATCATTGACGACTTTCACCGGATTAAAAGTGTTCAAAGGCACCTCAATGAATACTGTATTCCAGTCGGCCATGGCGCCATTCCACAATCCCGGAAGTTCGAGTGCTTTCAGTTCCCTGCCGTCTTTTGATTTAATGGTAATGAAAGCTGTATCAGGATCGACAAAATCATCCAGCCTGAATTTCCTGCCTCTGAAATCATAAACACCCAGAACCATATCGACCGGATTAAAATGTGTGGCAGCATGAAAAATACGCTGATGATCCGGATCTGTCATGTCAAACTGTGATGATTCAAGTATCTGAAGTTCAATCATTTCATCCTCATGGTTTTTTACATAAAACGGGCCTCCGCCCGGCTCACCAACATTTTTAACCATCCCGCACACGCGTAATGGCCTGTTGAGTTTGATGAATAAAAATTCTGCTTTTTCAACCATATCCTTAAGACTGTAATAATCGGGAAAAGTCATCATCAATTCCTTTTGCATGAATCTTTTGACTGTTTTCAGAAAATTTTCAGTCAGGTCGCCATGATCGAGTCTTTCAAGAAAACTGAAAATCTTTTCCTGCAAATAAAGTAAATGGCCTGCAAGGAGTTTCTTATAGCGGATGGTTGATGGTTTCAGACTATCGGGAACAACGTTGTCAATGTTTTTAACAAAAATCAGATCAGCCCTGATTTTATTCAGGTTTTTGATCAAAGCCCCATGTCCGCCAGGTCTGAAAACGAGATTTCCCTCTTCATCGCGGAAAGGTTTATTTTCCATATCCACTGCTATGGTATCGGTGGCCGGGTCCTGAATGGAGAAAGCTACTTCAAATTTCCGGTGATAATAGTTTTCATAGTACGGTTTTACCCTTTCGACCAGTTGCTGAATGTTTTGCAGGTGCTCTGCCGACACGGTAAAATGAAGATAACATTTACCATCTCCCGACACTGCATACAGGGCGGATTCAGCCAGATGTTCTCCCAATGCAGTGCGTTGAAAATCACCGTAATCATGAAATTTTATCAATGCCTTGGGTTTGCTGGCATAACCAAGCCCTTTTTCCTCAAGCAAATAGTCAAGAATCAGGTTGATATTCCCTTCCTCAATAAGGCTTTCAAGATTAAATCCTTGATTTTCAAGAACTTTTTTTAAATCGGAATAAAAAGCAAAATTTCGGATATGGCGTATAAAATTACCAGTGGAGTCGAAAGCAGTTTCTTCCGACAACTTCCTTTTTTGTTCTTCAGGAGAAAGATTGAGATGACGAAAAGCCTGCAATGATTTAAACATTCTGGTAGCAGCCCCCGATGCCGGAACAAACTTAACCACTTTCAGATTTTTCCTTTCCTTGTCAAAAAGATTCACAAATTCATCTATCTGATTATCGTTCAGGCATTTAATCCCTTTTTCGGGAGTTGCCGCAGCTTCAATTTCCGGGAACCTCATTCCATTTTTAAAGAATTCTATCTGTCTCGTTACTTCTGAAGGTGTCAGTCCATGTTGCCTGATCTGCTGTATGTCTTTTTCGTTAAACATAAATGAAGTTTTTTATTAGTTAAAATTGAGCCTTAATTTCAGGTTAAATGTCAGTTTGGTTTTCGTTCAGGAAATATAAGAATTTCCCTTCATGGATTTCAAAACGCAGAATACCCAGCGAAAGTAAAGCCACCACAATATTTTCAGTAATAAACAAAGGAATATTGAGCATATTTTTGGCTTTTGACAAAGTAACCGATTGATTTTCTTTGAGATAATCGAGCAAATATTTTTCTTTTCTGGTATATCTGAAAAAAGTACCCCGAGGGGCTGACATCCGCTGCCAATATTTCAGTAAAACCCTGTTAGCGAGAATATTCTGATCGTTCCACCTGATATAGGCCAGCCATTTCCCGTTATCGTCCTGAGCCAGATAGGGCTTGCTTCCTCCTTCATTTATTTTTACCTCCAGAATGGTTTTTTTTTCAATATCCCAGACTTCGTGTTCCATTTCGGGAGTAGGCTTCAGGTACATTTCAGTGGCAGCTTCAAGCATAAACAACTCTTCATCCGATCTGATGCCTGCAATGGCACCATTGTCTTTCACCCCAATCAAAAGTGTACCTCCCTGTGCATTTGCAAAAGCAGATATTGAACGGGCAATTTTTCTCGAATCACTTATATTGAATTTAAAATCAAGCTGTTGTCCCTCCCCCTGACTGATAAGTTCCTCAATATAGCTTTTCTGTCTGAGCATTTTACAATCATTTTTCCCAGTTTTTCAGCTGAATTTTGTTTTCTTTCTGTTCCTCACTCCTTGCCATCATAAACAGTAAGTCTGACAGGCGGTTCATGTATTGCAGAATATGATCAGGTATATCTTCATTTTTTTTTAGGGAAATTATTATTCTCTCTGCCCTGCGGGTGATGGTGCGGCAAATATCCAGTTTTGCAGAGGAAAGGGTGCTTCCCGGAATAACAAACCCGCTTAATTTAATTCGTTTTTCATAATCGTGAACCCATTCCGTCAGTCTTTCGGTATCTTCTTCTTTCATCGGAACAACATACAGTTTATCCTTTGAAGCAAGCTGTCCGGCTACCCTGAAAAGGTCGTTCTGAATTTGTTCTATTTGTGCAAAAATCTGATTATCATCCGTAAAGTGTTTTGCCTCTCCCAGAAAAGAATTCAGTTCATCCACCGTCCCATAAGCTTCTACCCTCAAATCATCTTTCCATACCCGCTCGCCACTCCATAGTCCGGTCTGACCTTTGTCTCCCGATTTTGTAGATATGCTCATCTGTCGAATTTTAAAGAGTTAGCTTTAAAACAAAAGTACGCTTTTATTTCATAAATCGTGCTGAAATATAACAGAGCAGAAAATCATTTCTAAGACTTCATTCTGGCGGCCACGGCAAGTAAAACGCCCAACACAATGCTCAGCAAAGCCGCCACAAGTATTCTGACCTCATCAGGCAATAAAAAATTAATGGTCTGTGCAGGTATCCAGAAAAATAATATTGTTTTTTTAAACACAAAATTCCATTGAGTTTTCCAGTCAAGTTGCTGAAGGTATTCAGAAACTTTAAAATGGGTAAAGAATTTCAAAAAATTGCCTTCTGTTTGCCGGATATGCTCATCGGTAACTTTGTGGGTTATCATTAGTAGCGGTGCATAAAACAAATTCAGCGAAGCCCCGATACTAAAAGACACAAAAAGTTTTTTAAGTGAAAATGGCTGAACCATAATATCTTCAGGAATGTTGAAACCCATATCGGCAAGCATGTGAGGAGCCCCTGCTGAAAAAATATCAAAGGCCATTTTAAGGCTAACACCCAGCCATCCCCACACAAAAGCACGGGACAACCAGCCGAAACCTTTTTCATAATAAACTCCTTTTTTTATTCGTAATCCCAGTATTTCCCCGAATGGAGCTAGTATAAAAAATTTTACAAAAGCAAGTAAATAGGGATATTTCAGGTTGTAATGCCAGTAAATATGAAACAAACCGGGAAACAGGAAAAAAGGAAGAAAAAACAAAATGACCGCAAATAAGCAAATTATGTCGGCCTTACGCATGGGTTACTTCATGTTTTTTAGTAAAAATGCTGAGAACAGGAACCAGGGTTAAAGAGATGAGCATCCCCAGCGTTCCGGCTTCAGGTGAAGGGAATTTCATAAAATACAAAACAAGGCATACCAGTAAACCGGTAATACCTCCGGCCAGGGCAGAAAAGAAATTTGCTTTTTTCAAAAATAAACCCCAGATAAAGGGCCCAAGGAAGAAACTGCCGATGGCACCCCATGAAATGCCAAGTATTTCGACAATTACATCAAATTTAACAAGCGCCAGCAATACCGCAAGTAAAACAAACACAGCACTCATGATTCGCATAAGAGTGGTCAGTTTTTTATCAGAAACAGCTTTATTGATAAATCCGGCATAAAAATCCTTGACTACTGTAGAACTTGAAATTAATACCAGTGCTGCCAGTGTTGACATGGAAGCAGAAAGGATGAGCAGCAGGATGACAACAGCCAGAGAAGACGGAATAACATTGGTCAGCATTTCGGGCATCAGGTTGTCAAAGATAGGTTTTCCGTCCTGAAAAGCAGTGGGGTTATTTTCAGGACTCATAAAAACTCTTGTGGTAGAGCCTACAAAATAAGCTACACCGCCAATAAGCAGGGCAAAGAAGGTAGAAGCAAACATCCCTTTCCTGACCGCCTGACGGTCTTTAATGGCATAAAACTTCTGCATCAGCTGGGGCATGGCAAAAGGTGCCAGGCTGGTCAGTAAAACAAGGCTGAGCAGCGGCCACCAGCCTGGAGGGCCTACAACAGCCGTAAGTTTGGGGTCTATGGCATGTAGCTTTTCTGTAATGTTAGCTATTCCACCCCCTTTCTGAAGGGTAACTACGAAAAGAATAATCACTCCAAGGGTCATGATCATACCGAAAATCATATCCATCAGTGCCCCTGCCTTGTAGCCGCCTAAAACCAGATAAAAGGCAGTAAAAACCCCCATAAAAGTGAGGGCCTGCCAGTAATCAATTTGAAAATTCACTGTAAACAAATAGGAAAGTCCCATAAAGACAGCTGCTGAATAGGGTATCATGAAAATAAATATGACCAGAGAAGAAAGCAGTTTAAAAAACGAATGCTGGTAACGTTTTTCAAGGTATTCTCCCAACGTTGTAACCCCAAGTTCCATGGAGGCCTTTTTTATCTTCCAGCCGACAATAGCCCATACGCCAAGTACACCCAGTAAAGCATTGAATATAGCGATCCAGAGAGCAGAATAGCCAAAACTCCAGCCAATTTTTCCGGCAAAGCCAATAAACAAAACAGCTGAAAAGTAAGCAGCCCCGTACGAAAATGCCGACATGACGGCACCTACTTTTCCACCTCCAAGGAAAAAATCAGAAAATGATTTTGTTTTACGCAGGCCCATCAGCCCGACAATGATGATAACAAGGACATACAATCCTACCACAATGATTTTAGCTGCCATCTTTTTTATTTTTGAATTTTCTGAAATGCATCAAATTCTGCTATTTATTTTTCAATCCTGATTCTGGCATCAACAGCCAGTACTTTATCTTTTTTACCCAGTAAAGGATTTAAATCCATTTCAAATATCTCCGGAGCAAGCGTAACAAGAGCCGACAGACGAACTACTATATCCCTGAAAATCTGCTCATTAACACCTTCCTGTCCTCTGACACCCTGTATTATTTTATAGCTCTTTAGGTTTTTTATCATCCACGCTGCTTCTTCCGGAGAAACGGGTGCCAGACCAGTATTGACGTCTTTTAATACTTCAATAAAAATTCCTCCTAAGCCACACATGATCAGATGTCCAAACTGATCTTCCCGTTTGGCACCTGCAAACAGCTCAATTCCTGATAACATGGGTTGTATCAGTATGGCTGTCGTTTCAGGTATTTTCATCATTCGCTCAAACTCTTTCCTGACGGTTTCAGTATCTTTTACGCCCAAAACTACTCCGCCAACATCAGATTTGTGAACCGGCCCTATTACTTTCATGACAATCGGAAATCCTGTTTTTTCAGCTTCCTTTACAGCTTCTTCCACAGTTGAAACCACAGATTCTCCTGCTCTGGGTATGCCTGCGGCATCCAGCAGCTTTTGCACCTGATCCGGAGCCAGATAACCGTTTCCCGCCCTGGAAATAATCTCTCTTATAGACTGAATATCAATGTTATCAGGTAAGAAATCATTTGAGAAAGGTTTCAGTGTATTGACCACTTTACACAAGGCATTTCCAAAATTCACTTCATCAGGAAAATTTATTCTTCCTTTAGCAATAAAATGGGCAATTTCGTCTTTCACATTTATGACAGAAGGTAAAACCGGGAAAATAGGTTTTTTACAGCTCTTCATTTTTTCATCCAACACATCGTAAACATCATAAACAGGAAATAAACCCGGACTCCCGAAAATCACCACCATTGCATCAATTTGATCAAAATCATGCTCACAGGCATCGATAATATGCCCTAATTGTTCAGCCGTTCCTGTGGCCAGAAAATCAATCGGATTGGCCACTGAAGAACCGGGGAATAGTTTTTCCAGAAGTGCCTGAGCCTTCGGCCCTTCAATACGAGGGATATTCAGTCCGCCATTCGACAGGGCATCTGTCAGCATAACGGCAGGACCACCTGCATGCGTAATGATGGCAATGTTTTTCCCTTTTAACTCTTTGTGCATAAAAATGCTGGCTACGGTGGCCAGTTCATCCCTGCCGGAACATCTTACTATCCCTGCTTTACGGAACAGGGCATCCACTGCCGTATCCGGGCTGGCCATTGCCCCTGTATGGGAAGAAGCTGCACGACTGCCTGCCTCTGAGCTACCTGCCTTGATGGCAGCTATCCTGCATCCTTTCTGAATGAGCGATACGGCATGCTTCAGTAATTTCTGCGGTTTGCTGATGCTTTCCACATATAATATTTTCACTTTTGAGCTACTGACCGGATCAAAGCTTTCGTCCAGAAATTCAAGAAAATCTTCCACACCAAGCTGAGCTGAATTGCCTACGGAAAACAGACTTGAAAACTTCAAACCCTTTGGGATGGCTGATTCCATAATAAATACGGCAGTTGCTCCTGATCCGCTGATAAAATCAACTCCTTTCGGGTCTATTTCAGGAATAGGAGTGGTAAAAATGGCAGTATGGTATTGGTTAAACATTCCCACACAGTTCGGTCCGACAAGGCTGCCTCCATGTTTCTCAATGATTTCCACAATTTCTTTTTCAAGCATTGCGCCTTCATGACTTTCCTCGCTAAAGCCTGCAGAAAGAATGATAAATCCTCCCGTTGACTTTTGTTCGGCCAGGACTTTTACAGTATCTTTTACAAACCTCGCAGCTATGGCTATAACAGCCAGGTCAACCTGCGGCAGGTCTTCCACACTTCGGTAACTCTTTATACCCTGTACAAAATCATTCTTCGGATTGACCACGTACAATTCTCCCTGAAAATGATGGTCAATCAGGTTTTTTAATACCTTACCTCCGGGACTTGCAACATTCTCACTTCCTCCAACCACTACAATACTGGATGGTTGAATAAGTTTAGGATTAATCATTTTTCTGTGTGTTTATTTTGTTTCATTCGGGGCGAAAAATAGAGGTTTTTTTTAAATTGAAAAATGTATCAATTGATTTTTAAGAAATGTATCCAACGATTGCAAAATAGAACTTTCAGATTTTCAAAAAGTTCTGTATGTAATGAAATAACGTGAATATCGAATTTCTGAATCTGGAGTTGATTATTTAACGAAAACCTGCTATCATTTTTGTCATCATTTACCCTGAGATTTTGTAATGAATGGCATTAACAACATGTTAAGCTTTTAATTTACTTTTTCTCTTATATAGACTAATATCTTATTTGGAATTTGTCTAATTTGGTATTATAATTGCTTGAAATTTAATATCCCAAAAAAATGCAAACTAACCTAAAATACCAGTTAATTTCATT
The sequence above is drawn from the Sphingobacteriales bacterium genome and encodes:
- a CDS encoding acetate--CoA ligase family protein; translation: MINPKLIQPSSIVVVGGSENVASPGGKVLKNLIDHHFQGELYVVNPKNDFVQGIKSYRSVEDLPQVDLAVIAIAARFVKDTVKVLAEQKSTGGFIILSAGFSEESHEGAMLEKEIVEIIEKHGGSLVGPNCVGMFNQYHTAIFTTPIPEIDPKGVDFISGSGATAVFIMESAIPKGLKFSSLFSVGNSAQLGVEDFLEFLDESFDPVSSSKVKILYVESISKPQKLLKHAVSLIQKGCRIAAIKAGSSEAGSRAASSHTGAMASPDTAVDALFRKAGIVRCSGRDELATVASIFMHKELKGKNIAIITHAGGPAVMLTDALSNGGLNIPRIEGPKAQALLEKLFPGSSVANPIDFLATGTAEQLGHIIDACEHDFDQIDAMVVIFGSPGLFPVYDVYDVLDEKMKSCKKPIFPVLPSVINVKDEIAHFIAKGRINFPDEVNFGNALCKVVNTLKPFSNDFLPDNIDIQSIREIISRAGNGYLAPDQVQKLLDAAGIPRAGESVVSTVEEAVKEAEKTGFPIVMKVIGPVHKSDVGGVVLGVKDTETVRKEFERMMKIPETTAILIQPMLSGIELFAGAKREDQFGHLIMCGLGGIFIEVLKDVNTGLAPVSPEEAAWMIKNLKSYKIIQGVRGQEGVNEQIFRDIVVRLSALVTLAPEIFEMDLNPLLGKKDKVLAVDARIRIEK
- a CDS encoding ATP-binding protein, whose translation is MLRQKSYIEELISQGEGQQLDFKFNISDSRKIARSISAFANAQGGTLLIGVKDNGAIAGIRSDEELFMLEAATEMYLKPTPEMEHEVWDIEKKTILEVKINEGGSKPYLAQDDNGKWLAYIRWNDQNILANRVLLKYWQRMSAPRGTFFRYTRKEKYLLDYLKENQSVTLSKAKNMLNIPLFITENIVVALLSLGILRFEIHEGKFLYFLNENQTDI
- a CDS encoding cob(I)yrinic acid a,c-diamide adenosyltransferase — encoded protein: MSISTKSGDKGQTGLWSGERVWKDDLRVEAYGTVDELNSFLGEAKHFTDDNQIFAQIEQIQNDLFRVAGQLASKDKLYVVPMKEEDTERLTEWVHDYEKRIKLSGFVIPGSTLSSAKLDICRTITRRAERIIISLKKNEDIPDHILQYMNRLSDLLFMMARSEEQKENKIQLKNWEK
- a CDS encoding DUF4301 family protein; this translates as MFNEKDIQQIRQHGLTPSEVTRQIEFFKNGMRFPEIEAAATPEKGIKCLNDNQIDEFVNLFDKERKNLKVVKFVPASGAATRMFKSLQAFRHLNLSPEEQKRKLSEETAFDSTGNFIRHIRNFAFYSDLKKVLENQGFNLESLIEEGNINLILDYLLEEKGLGYASKPKALIKFHDYGDFQRTALGEHLAESALYAVSGDGKCYLHFTVSAEHLQNIQQLVERVKPYYENYYHRKFEVAFSIQDPATDTIAVDMENKPFRDEEGNLVFRPGGHGALIKNLNKIRADLIFVKNIDNVVPDSLKPSTIRYKKLLAGHLLYLQEKIFSFLERLDHGDLTENFLKTVKRFMQKELMMTFPDYYSLKDMVEKAEFLFIKLNRPLRVCGMVKNVGEPGGGPFYVKNHEDEMIELQILESSQFDMTDPDHQRIFHAATHFNPVDMVLGVYDFRGRKFRLDDFVDPDTAFITIKSKDGRELKALELPGLWNGAMADWNTVFIEVPLNTFNPVKVVNDLLREQHQGR
- a CDS encoding sodium:solute symporter → MAAKIIVVGLYVLVIIIVGLMGLRKTKSFSDFFLGGGKVGAVMSAFSYGAAYFSAVLFIGFAGKIGWSFGYSALWIAIFNALLGVLGVWAIVGWKIKKASMELGVTTLGEYLEKRYQHSFFKLLSSLVIFIFMIPYSAAVFMGLSYLFTVNFQIDYWQALTFMGVFTAFYLVLGGYKAGALMDMIFGMIMTLGVIILFVVTLQKGGGIANITEKLHAIDPKLTAVVGPPGWWPLLSLVLLTSLAPFAMPQLMQKFYAIKDRQAVRKGMFASTFFALLIGGVAYFVGSTTRVFMSPENNPTAFQDGKPIFDNLMPEMLTNVIPSSLAVVILLLILSASMSTLAALVLISSSTVVKDFYAGFINKAVSDKKLTTLMRIMSAVFVLLAVLLALVKFDVIVEILGISWGAIGSFFLGPFIWGLFLKKANFFSALAGGITGLLVCLVLYFMKFPSPEAGTLGMLISLTLVPVLSIFTKKHEVTHA
- the trxB gene encoding thioredoxin-disulfide reductase, giving the protein MKKAKLVIIGSGPAGYTAAIYAARADLKPVMYTGMEIGGQLTTTTEVENFPGFPKGITGPELMEEMRQQAERFGTEINFGSVTKVDFSKRPFKLWVDESEEVEAEAVIIATGATAKYLGLPSEQRLRGNGVSGCATCDGFFYKGKVVAVVGGGDTAAEEATYLANLCSKVYMIVRRDELRASKAMQKRVFNTPNIEVLWNHETVEVLGDKFVTGVRLRNNKTGEEKNIEIDGFFLAIGHTPNTAVFKDFIEMDESGYIITKPGTTYTNVPGVFAAGDVQDKHYRQAVTSAGTGCMAALDAERWLGSQE
- a CDS encoding ComF family protein; the encoded protein is MKNKAFFITNLLGFSFPELCPACRRGMSGHEKLLCSDCRTNLPLTNFHLMEENPLKKMFWGRVPLEFAMSYYYFSKQTRVQQLIHHIKYRGLKELAVEVGRMMGRAIQENEKFYNAVEVIIPVPLHPKKLRKRGFNQSECLGRGISELIKKPLSTQNLIRQIHNPTQTKKSRFQRWKNVSGIFELLNAEELNGKHVLLVDDVVTTGSTIEACYLALKKANDVRISLASIGFAHDA